In a single window of the Candidatus Neomarinimicrobiota bacterium genome:
- a CDS encoding V-type ATP synthase subunit B, which produces MKKVYNRILSVIGNVITVRAEGISYEELAEVTTSRGKTLAQVIKIDEDIVSLQVFAGSKGVSTDDEVRFLGHPMRVAYSENMLGRIFDGSGQPRDKGPALTENMIEIAGPSVNPAKRIIPDRMIRTNIPMIDVFNSLVVSQKLPIFSVSGEPYNELLARIALQAEVDMIILGGIGLKFDEYMYFRDELEKGGALNRSVFFVHTASDPVVEGLMVPDLSLAVAERFALDGKDVLVLLTDMTNYADALKEIAITMEQVPSNRGYPGDLYSQLAARYEKAVDFDDAGSITILAVTTMPGDDVTHPVPDNTGYITEGQFYLRNGRIEPFGSLSRLKQQVNDKTRKDHRAIMDGMIQLYAQYQETEEKRSMGFRMTEWDRKLLKYGKLFEDRMMNLKVNVPLEEALDNGWKTLAECFTPDETGFRTELVKEFWPKGEENNEKQSEGEKEKGKDKKTEKRL; this is translated from the coding sequence ATGAAAAAAGTTTACAATAGAATACTCAGTGTTATCGGTAATGTGATTACAGTCCGCGCGGAAGGTATTTCGTATGAAGAACTGGCGGAAGTAACAACATCCCGTGGTAAAACACTGGCGCAAGTGATTAAAATAGATGAGGATATTGTATCCCTCCAGGTCTTTGCAGGAAGCAAGGGTGTTTCCACCGATGATGAGGTCCGTTTTCTGGGACACCCTATGCGGGTTGCTTATTCTGAAAATATGCTGGGACGGATTTTTGACGGAAGCGGCCAGCCCCGGGACAAAGGCCCGGCCCTGACGGAAAATATGATTGAAATTGCCGGCCCCTCTGTGAATCCGGCGAAACGTATTATTCCGGACCGGATGATCCGGACGAATATCCCCATGATTGATGTGTTTAATTCACTGGTTGTATCCCAGAAACTTCCCATCTTTTCCGTTTCCGGGGAACCTTATAATGAACTTCTGGCCCGGATAGCCCTTCAGGCCGAAGTGGATATGATTATCCTGGGTGGTATCGGACTCAAATTCGATGAGTATATGTACTTTCGGGATGAACTGGAAAAGGGCGGAGCCCTGAATCGGTCCGTCTTTTTTGTCCATACGGCATCGGATCCGGTTGTGGAAGGACTTATGGTGCCTGACCTTTCCCTGGCCGTCGCTGAACGCTTTGCCCTCGACGGTAAAGATGTCCTTGTTTTACTGACGGATATGACCAACTATGCCGATGCCCTGAAAGAAATTGCCATTACTATGGAACAGGTTCCGTCAAACCGCGGTTATCCCGGCGATCTTTACAGCCAGCTTGCAGCCCGGTATGAAAAAGCCGTGGACTTTGATGACGCCGGCTCAATTACCATCCTGGCCGTAACTACCATGCCCGGCGATGATGTGACTCACCCTGTCCCTGATAATACGGGATATATTACGGAAGGACAGTTTTATCTGCGGAACGGCCGGATTGAACCCTTTGGTTCCCTAAGCCGTCTGAAACAACAGGTGAACGATAAAACCCGGAAAGACCACAGGGCGATTATGGACGGTATGATCCAACTCTACGCCCAATATCAGGAAACAGAAGAAAAACGCTCTATGGGGTTCCGGATGACGGAATGGGACAGGAAACTTTTGAAATACGGAAAACTTTTTGAAGACCGCATGATGAATCTGAAAGTGAATGTCCCCCTGGAAGAAGCCCTGGATAACGGGTGGAAAACTCTCGCAGAATGCTTTACACCCGATGAGACCGGATTCAGAACCGAACTGGTAAAAGAATTCTGGCCGAAAGGGGAAGAAAATAATGAAAAACAGAGTGAGGGGGAGAAAGAAAAGGGTAAAGATAAAAAGACTGAAAAAAGACTATAA
- a CDS encoding V-type ATP synthase subunit D, translated as MAKIKLTKNEFKKQKDALKRYTRYLPTLELKKQQLLSEIRRIQDEIEKLKKQYKSMKTQLEKWVAVFGEDVNIGSLFSLLEIETEPGNIAGSDIPLFKGITFEDVDYDLMEYPFWVDEGIETIKTFVAMNAEIDILKQQEEIIQEELHTTVQRINLFDKILIPQTRENIRKIRIFLGDQQTASVVRGKIAKSKLEKKKMEEAV; from the coding sequence ATGGCAAAGATAAAACTGACAAAAAATGAATTCAAAAAGCAAAAGGATGCTCTGAAACGGTATACCCGGTACCTTCCGACGCTTGAATTAAAAAAACAGCAGTTGTTATCGGAGATACGGCGGATTCAGGATGAGATAGAAAAACTGAAAAAGCAGTATAAATCCATGAAAACCCAACTGGAAAAATGGGTGGCTGTTTTTGGAGAGGATGTGAATATTGGTTCTCTTTTTTCACTCCTGGAAATTGAGACCGAGCCAGGTAATATTGCCGGATCAGATATCCCGCTTTTTAAAGGCATAACCTTTGAAGATGTGGATTACGACCTCATGGAATATCCTTTCTGGGTGGATGAAGGTATTGAAACGATCAAGACATTTGTCGCCATGAATGCTGAAATTGATATTCTGAAACAGCAGGAAGAAATCATCCAGGAAGAGCTTCACACAACAGTTCAGCGTATCAATCTGTTTGATAAAATTTTGATTCCCCAAACCCGGGAAAATATCCGAAAAATCAGGATTTTCCTGGGAGATCAGCAAACAGCTTCGGTTGTCCGGGGGAAGATTGCCAAATCCAAACTGGAAAAGAAAAAGATGGAGGAAGCGGTCTGA